One Rossellomorea aquimaris DNA window includes the following coding sequences:
- the ispE gene encoding 4-(cytidine 5'-diphospho)-2-C-methyl-D-erythritol kinase, with protein sequence MRLLVKAPAKINLSLDVLHKRSDGYHEVEMVMTTIDLADRIELTNLSDDTIKILSHNRFVPDDGRNLAYQAAQLLKTRLNIKKGVAISIDKVIPVAAGLAGGSSDAAATLKGLNRLWDLGLSMDELAELGSEIGSDVSFCVYGGTALASGRGEKIKHLPAPPNCWVILAKPTIGVSTADVYKNLDLKNITHPNTNAMVSALEHGNYHDICSNLGNVLESVTLDMHPEVAQIKDQMERFGADAVLMSGSGPTVYGLVQYESRLHRIYNGLRGFCDQVFAVRMLGD encoded by the coding sequence ATGAGGTTATTAGTGAAGGCGCCGGCGAAAATTAACCTATCACTTGATGTTTTACATAAACGTTCAGATGGTTACCATGAAGTTGAGATGGTTATGACTACAATTGATTTAGCAGATAGAATTGAGCTTACGAATCTTTCTGATGATACGATTAAGATTCTCTCGCATAATCGATTTGTGCCGGACGATGGAAGAAATCTTGCCTATCAGGCTGCACAGCTTTTAAAGACCAGGTTGAATATCAAAAAAGGGGTAGCAATCTCCATAGATAAAGTGATACCTGTAGCAGCAGGATTAGCAGGCGGGAGCAGTGACGCAGCAGCAACCTTAAAAGGGTTAAATCGATTATGGGATTTGGGTCTCAGTATGGATGAGCTTGCAGAGCTTGGTTCCGAGATTGGTTCAGACGTATCTTTCTGTGTTTACGGAGGTACAGCTTTAGCATCAGGACGAGGCGAGAAAATCAAACATCTTCCCGCCCCACCTAATTGTTGGGTCATATTAGCAAAACCAACAATAGGGGTTTCGACAGCAGATGTTTATAAAAATTTGGATTTGAAAAACATTACACATCCGAATACAAACGCCATGGTTTCAGCTCTAGAACATGGAAATTATCATGATATATGCTCCAACCTTGGGAATGTGCTTGAATCGGTCACATTGGATATGCACCCTGAAGTGGCACAAATCAAGGACCAAATGGAGCGTTTTGGTGCCGATGCTGTTCTAATGAGCGGAAGTGGACCGACGGTATATGGATTAGTGCAATATGAATCAAGACTTCATCGAATCTATAATGGTTTAAGAGGTTTTTGTGATCAAGTGTTCGCTGTGCGCATGCTGGGAGATTAA